The following DNA comes from Candidatus Binatus sp..
AGCGGCGCCGCTGCCGACGAGAACAGCACCCATCCCGGCTTTCGCGCCAAAGGCCGAGCCGAACGCGCGATCCGCGAGTCGGGCCTGGCCTACACGATCTTCCGCCCGTCGCTGGTGTACGGACCGGAGGACAAAGTTGTAAACGGGCTGGCCCGCGCGATCCGTTTCGCGCCGGTCTTCGGCGTGCCCGGCACCGGGCGGCAGAAAGTTCAGCCGGTGCTCGTCGATGATCTAGCGGCGTGCGTGATGCTCGCGGTGTCGGGGCGCGGCCGCAACGGAACTTACGAAATCGGCGGCCCGGAACTGATGACGTTCGACGAGATGATGCGGATCATCATGGACGCGAGCGGACATCGCCGCCCGCTGTTTCATATTCCGGAAGGCATCATGCGCACGATCGGCGGCCTGCTGGAAAAGCTGCCCAAGCCGATGCTGTCGCGCGACGCGGTCACGTTTGTCACGGCCGACAACGCGTGCAACATCAAGCCGCTGGTCGATGAGTTTGGAATAAATCTCACGCCGGCCCGCATCGGGATGGCGTATCTCGCGAAGAAATAGCTGCCGCTGCAATCGGCGCCAGCCCGAGCCCTCGTGGCCGAAACGGGCACGAGTCCTCGACGATGCGACGGTGCTGCCGGATTCACTGTTTAATTCCCTGGCGGTTGCATTCCTTGATTTCGTCGCCGGCCACCGCGGCATTCATCAAGCTGAATCGCACCTGGCTGCCGAGTCCGACGGAATCGACATCCTCCCTGATGAAGTATTGCTCG
Coding sequences within:
- a CDS encoding complex I NDUFA9 subunit family protein translates to MGAKTVTLAGGSGFIGRAIARRLLASGEIRVRVLTRNPEAARARLDLPGIEFVRADIEQPASLKDALQGADTIVDAIQFEGYPVENPRRGLTFERIDYAGAVALIDAAKQAGVRQFIYISGAAADENSTHPGFRAKGRAERAIRESGLAYTIFRPSLVYGPEDKVVNGLARAIRFAPVFGVPGTGRQKVQPVLVDDLAACVMLAVSGRGRNGTYEIGGPELMTFDEMMRIIMDASGHRRPLFHIPEGIMRTIGGLLEKLPKPMLSRDAVTFVTADNACNIKPLVDEFGINLTPARIGMAYLAKK